In Desulfobacterales bacterium, the genomic stretch CGAGCAGCGGCACGCTAATGGCATCCCGGGTAAGCGGCACCAGGATTAAGGAGGTGACATCATCCTCGCCCGGGTGGCCGGCGGCTTCAAAGCCGTCGATGCCGATGGCGTCACAGCCGATTTTTTGGGCTTTCTGCGCATGGCGGACGGATGTGCACTTGTGAAGCACCTTGATGCCGGCGGATTTGATCTGTTCCATATAGGCTTCGGGGTTTCTGCCGGCTGTTTCAATAAATTCAATGCCTTCCTCAATACAGACATTAATATAGCCGGGATAATCCGGCGGCCGAAGCGTCGGCAGAAAGGTCAGGTTCACACCAAAAGGTTTGTCGGTCATTTGTCGGCATTTCCTTATTTCCGCCCGCAGATCCTCCGGATCCGGATGTGTGAGAGCGGTCATAAAACCCATGCCCCCGGCATTGGCCACGGCAGAGGTCAATTCGGCCCTGGCCACCCACATGAGGCCGCCCTGCACAATCGGCCGCTCAACCCCGAAAAATTCAGTGATGGGTGTTTTGATCATTGGTTTTATCGCTTATGTCAGAATAAGAAAAGGCCCCCTTAGCAGGAGGCCTGGGTGGTTTTTAAAAAGGGCCGCATCGCAGCAATGATGCGTTTAATCTTCTTCCCAAGAAATGCATTCCGTTGGACAGGAGTCGATGGCTTCCTCGATTTCATCCTCCGGCCCGCCTTCGGGTTTGATGACATAGGCCACTTCCCGGTCCTCATCAAACCCGAACACCTCCGGGCAGAGTTCCACGCAGCTCTCGCAGCCCTCACATTCATCCTGATCAATAACAACTTTTTTGGCCATAAGGTCCCCCTTTTCAGAAATCGGTTAATATACTATGGTGATCATCAATTCCGCGTTATCATTAAATTAAGCAAAAGATCAAAATATGTCAAATGAAGAAGCACAAATGGATTGGAAAAGTTAACAGGCCGGGGTTAACCCGGATGAGGGAATTTTTTTGCGCTTGACTTGAACCGCCGCATCAGATTAAGGCAATTTAGGTTCGCAGAAAGTTCAATATCTTTTTAGGTGAAAGATAGCGCCGAAGGGAGTCGCGCGTGAGCAATATGATCGCCAAATTAATACCGGAAGCTGAGCAGAAGGAGTTTGCGGATTTTCTTTTTGTCCTGAAGAACTTCGACCAGCGTTATTTTCTGAGAAACGATATCTGGCTGGAATGGCTTAAATGGTGCCGGGAT encodes the following:
- a CDS encoding nitronate monooxygenase, with the translated sequence MIKTPITEFFGVERPIVQGGLMWVARAELTSAVANAGGMGFMTALTHPDPEDLRAEIRKCRQMTDKPFGVNLTFLPTLRPPDYPGYINVCIEEGIEFIETAGRNPEAYMEQIKSAGIKVLHKCTSVRHAQKAQKIGCDAIGIDGFEAAGHPGEDDVTSLILVPLTRDAISVPLLASGGFADGRGLVAALGLGADGVNMGTRFLVTKEAPVHENVKQTILNGSERDTRLIMRTLRNTERVMHNTAVDKVIEIENQPGETQIEDIVPYVAGRVGKEMLENGDMEAGVLSCGQCMGLIKSIPTCQELLDQIMEQAETVIKEKFSSVILE
- a CDS encoding ferredoxin, with protein sequence MAKKVVIDQDECEGCESCVELCPEVFGFDEDREVAYVIKPEGGPEDEIEEAIDSCPTECISWEED